The bacterium DNA segment GTAAGGTGTGTCCTCAATTTGAAATGAGGTAATGACGTTGCATTTTCACTACAAAATGATAAGTTTTTTGTATCAGAAATCAGCAACGAGGATAAGCAATGGTACGTCGAGTTATTACAGACAGTATTTGGTCACAACTAGAAGAGATACTATGTAAACATGGATGCCACCTGTGGGGCAATGAGCGGAATATAATGGAAGCAATCCTTTGGAAATTGCGGACTGGAGGACCATGGAGGGATATTCCATCCGAATTTTGTCCGTGGCAAACAGCATTTAATCGATTTAATCGTTGGTCAAAAAAGGGCTATGGGAAGGTTTTTTTTTATGCTACGAAAAGAAGTTGATAAAGAATGGGTATTCGCCGACGGAAGTTATGTTAGAGCTCACCAACATGCGACTGGAGCTCAGCGTGGTCAAGAGCGAGCAATTGGAAGATCCGCTGGTGGACTTACTACAAAGATTCATATGTGCACCGATGCGCATGGAAATCCGCTCAATTTTAAAATCACTGGGGGTCAAGTGCACGATTCAAAGGTTGCAAACGAATTAATCGACCTGGCCGAAGGAGCGGAATATTTTATCGCTGACAAAGGCTATGATGCTGATAGTATTCGTATCTATGGACGGACAAAAGGAATGCAAGTAATTATACCAAAAAGAAAAACAGCACTAGACCAGATCCAGAATTTGATGCTCATTTGTATAAAAATCGACACTTAGTTGAAAATCTTTTTGCACGACTCAAGCATTTTCGTGGCATTGCTATGCGTTTTGAAAAACTTGCTAGAAACTTCCAATCTATGCTCTACATCGCATCTATGCACATATGGTTGAAGCTTTTATGCCCTACTAATTAAATTGAGGACACACCTTAGTTTGTTCGATTCGTCTTCTGTTGGTATTATTACTGGTCGTATCCCTAGGGGCTGATTTTCATTTCCAGAGGTTATTGTAAATACGATTAACTGGGTGTCAAGTCCTAAATTTTCTGCAATAGTTAAAATGCGTTTCAAAAATTCTGTATTTCCACCATCATAATGGGGGAGTCCTAATGTTTTAATTGTATTTTTAGATTCTTTCCTTGATTCTTCAATTTTTTCCAAAGATAACGCAGAATCAAGTGCTATATGAAGATCATTTTCTTTTGTTTTATTTATAAGCTCATTAGGGGTTTTTTCAATTTCTTTTATCCTTCTTTCGAGTGATTTTACTTCTGAAGCAGTTTTGATTTTTAGGTTCATAAATTCTTTAAGTTCTTTTACTGAATGTGGTTTATTTTTTTTATAGCCATTTTCATGATTTAGTAAAAATTGATAAAGGCTAGCAGGCCGCAGTAAGAAATCCATTTGAATCAATTGATTATCAAGGGTTATTTTTGTGATTTTTGCCATTTTAATTAAATTTTTGCAATCCTCATCTGTATGCTTTTCAATTGTAGATATTTCTGAAGTGAAAATTTTTATTGCTTTATTATAATCATTTTCTCTTTGTTCTACTACCTTGATCAAAGCGATTAAATTATGTTTTTGAAAAAACTGTTTTATAGTTATTTCTTTTGTCTTTTGTGCTTCCAAAGTTGTAATAAGTTCAGAAATATTTTGAAGAGCTTCAGTTTTTAAGTTAGCACTATGCTCTTCAGAAAGCGGTGTTTGTTCATGTGAAAATAGAACTATAAAACTGAAAAAACAAAAAAAAATAGATAACAAATACTTCATATCAACCTTATTTTAAAATTTTAATTGTAATAAATTTTTGAAACTTTTCTAAATATATATGCTTTTATTTTATACAAAATACCTTTTTAGTCAATTTGCGTTTATCCTCGTATACTTTATACTGTTACCTGCAGTGTATGCCTATTTCAATTAACAGCTTGGGTTCTCATGTCGATCATTCAAAAACTTCCATTACACGAGATTCACAAGATCGCCGCAGGCCAGGTGGTCGAACGGCCGGCCAGTGTGGCAAAAGAGCTTATTGAAAATGCGTTGGATGCTGGTGCAACGGAGATTACCATCCATATCAAACAGGGTGGCAAAACGTTAATTCGTGTTCTGGATAACGGCAAAGGCATGGATCCTGACGATGCGCAGTTCTGTTTTGAGAAGCATGCAACGAGTAAAATTCGCTCGGTGGACGAACTATCTACCATTGATACTTTTGGATTTCGTGGCGAGGCATTGCCAAGTATTGCGGCGGTGAGTAAAGTGACGCTTGTCACGCGGACAGCTGATGCGTCTTATGCATGCAAAGTAACGGTTGAAAACGGCATTATCTCCTCCCAAGAGGCTGCAGGCAATCAGGGTACCGATGTTTTGGTTGCCGATCTTTTTTATAACACGCCTGCACGATTAAAATTCTGCAAAAGCGACCAGACGGAACAGCGGCATATTGTCAGTCTTGTGCATGCGTTTGCTTTGTCGCATGAGCAGGTTGCTTTTAAGCTGTATGCAGATGATGTTTTGATTTTAAATGCAACGGCTACGACAGATATAAAAATGCGGCTGTTACAGATTTTGCCATCCAGTTTTGAACAATCGGGCCTGATTGCGTTTGAGAAAGTGTTTACTGCAAAAGGTTTTTCAATAAAAGGGTATATCACGCATCATCAGTTTGGTACCTATGACCGTTCGCTTATTTTCAGTTTTGTGAATGGACGATGGGTGAAAAATTTTGGACTTGCAGGCGCGTTTATCAAAGGCTGCAAACAGGTCATTCCTGCAGGCAAATTCCCTGCAGGTGTTATTATCATTACGATCGATAAAAAGCTCGTTGATATCAACACGCATCCGCGAAAAGAGGAGGTTGTGTTTGCGCATCCGAAAATGGTTGAAAGTGCGATTGAATCAACCGTTACAGAGCTTTTTTCAGATCAGATGTCACAAAAAATCGGTTATGCGCCATTTTCTGCTCTGCAGAACTCATCTGAACCACGATCACCGTTTGCTTATAAACCGTTTGAGCAATCGGCTCGTTTTGAGGCAGATGTAATGCCTTCGTTTGGGCATACAATTTCGTCGCAATCAGGCCATGAAAGTTCTCAAGAATCTGGTTTTGAATCAAATACGGATAATCAACCAGGTATGCGGGAAAATAGAACAGAAGCTGCGACACACACTGAACCATTTTTTGATATTCTAAAAACAGATTCTGCTGAACAGGCAGATTTAAAACAGTCACATCTTTTGCATAATGATACGTTTGATCTGCAGTTGACTAGCCAACGTTTTGTAGGACAGCTGTTTGATACCTATCTTTTGATAGAACGTGCTGACGAGCTTTTTATTGTCGACCAACATGCCGCACACGAACGAGTTTTATTTGAACGGCTCCATGATGCCGCTCAAAAACCTGAACCGGTTGCACTGCTTTTTGCGCATACGATACATCTGAGTGAAGCAAAGCTTGAGCTTTTGGTACCTTTTTTGCATCTGTTGGAACAGCAGGCGATTATTGCAGAGCCGTTTGATACGCAACAACTTCTGATCAAGGCGATGCCAGTCTATCTGAAAGATGCAAATCTGGATGAACTGGTACATGAGTTTATTACACTGATTGAAAAAGATGAACAAATCGAAGAAAAAGATTTTTTATACACAGTGACCTACAATTTGCATGCTCAAATTGCATGTAAAGCTGCAGTAAAAGCGGGATATAAACTGGATACGCATTTTGTAAATCAGCTATTAAAAGATCTGCGTAGCACAAAAGACTGTTTTTCCTGTCCGCATGGCAGACCAACGGGGTGGACGATTACGAAAAATGAATTAGAAAAAAAGTTTAAAAGAAAAGTGTAGAACCTTAAAATTGGTTCTTATAATTGCAATACAAAATATTCAGTTATCAAAACAAGGAGTTTGGAAATGAAAAGTATTTTAACAATACTCGTATGTCTCTTTGCAGTGCCTATTAATTGCATGAAGCAAAAAGTCAATTTGCATGCACCAGTAAATTTTACAGATATAAAAAACTATAGAATTAATGATACTGATTTGTACATTGCGTACGATACCCAAGAGTTTAGTATTAATAAACCATTTATCGAAGCATGGAATGGTTTTATAAATGATAAGTGGGTATCAGGCATAAAAAATAGTGAACAATCAGTTAAAATTAATCTGTTAGTTTTTAAGACGATACTCGAAAAGCATAATTTAGAATATCCAAAACGACTTTTATTTGGCATACATGGAAGGTTCAGGGTGTTGCAAGAAAAATTTAAAGAAAAACCGTATTATGATCATCAGCACAATTATTTTTCAATTTTAACGAGTGATTCGAATACCCCTATTTTTTATAATCAATGGTGGGCAATGAACTTATACATTGCTTCATCCGAATGGGAA contains these protein-coding regions:
- the mutL gene encoding DNA mismatch repair endonuclease MutL is translated as MSIIQKLPLHEIHKIAAGQVVERPASVAKELIENALDAGATEITIHIKQGGKTLIRVLDNGKGMDPDDAQFCFEKHATSKIRSVDELSTIDTFGFRGEALPSIAAVSKVTLVTRTADASYACKVTVENGIISSQEAAGNQGTDVLVADLFYNTPARLKFCKSDQTEQRHIVSLVHAFALSHEQVAFKLYADDVLILNATATTDIKMRLLQILPSSFEQSGLIAFEKVFTAKGFSIKGYITHHQFGTYDRSLIFSFVNGRWVKNFGLAGAFIKGCKQVIPAGKFPAGVIIITIDKKLVDINTHPRKEEVVFAHPKMVESAIESTVTELFSDQMSQKIGYAPFSALQNSSEPRSPFAYKPFEQSARFEADVMPSFGHTISSQSGHESSQESGFESNTDNQPGMRENRTEAATHTEPFFDILKTDSAEQADLKQSHLLHNDTFDLQLTSQRFVGQLFDTYLLIERADELFIVDQHAAHERVLFERLHDAAQKPEPVALLFAHTIHLSEAKLELLVPFLHLLEQQAIIAEPFDTQQLLIKAMPVYLKDANLDELVHEFITLIEKDEQIEEKDFLYTVTYNLHAQIACKAAVKAGYKLDTHFVNQLLKDLRSTKDCFSCPHGRPTGWTITKNELEKKFKRKV